Proteins from one Camelina sativa cultivar DH55 chromosome 8, Cs, whole genome shotgun sequence genomic window:
- the LOC104708473 gene encoding NDR1/HIN1-like protein 12 produces MAIKECGSHHSHSSGCRKFFPVIILFVILFVIILAVFLVWVVLQPSKPRFSLEEAIVSNFNISGNPLNILNSNFQVSISSENPNDKIGIYYDRLNLYASYHNQQITWQTAISPTYQGHKEVKMWSPIIGGNSVPVSSVIGLPIVPDQPGTIELTLYLFGQIRWKVGSFITGEYHLHVNCPASINVGNSAAGVMVGKNAMKYRIAKPCRVDV; encoded by the coding sequence GTGGCTCTCACCACAGCCACTCATCCGGCTGCCGTAAATTCTTTCCAGTCATAATACTCTTTGTAATCCTTTTTGTAATCATTCTCGCAGTTTTCCTAGTTTGGGTAGTCCTTCAACCGTCGAAGCCACGCTTCTCCCTCGAAGAGGCCATCGTCTCCAACTTCAACATCTCCGGCAATCCACTGAACATCCTCAACTCAAACTTCCAAGTCTCTATCTCCTCTGAAAACCCTAACGACAAGATCGGTATCTACTACGACCGTCTCAACCTCTACGCTTCTTACCATAACCAACAGATCACTTGGCAGACTGCGATCTCTCCGACTTATCAGGGACACAAAGAAGTCAAGATGTGGTCTCCTATCATCGGTGGAAACTCCGTCCCCGTTTCTTCGGTCATCGGTTTGCCTATCGTTCCAGACCAACCTGGTACGATCGAGTTGACGCTCTATCTCTTCGGCCAAATCCGTTGGAAAGTCGGAAGTTTCATCACCGGTGAATATCACCTCCACGTGAATTGTCCGGCGTCTATTAACGTTGGGAATAGTGCTGCCGGAGTTATGGTCGGAAAGAACGCCATGAAATATAGGATCGCCAAGCCTTGCAGAGTTGATGTATGA